One segment of Rickettsiales bacterium Ac37b DNA contains the following:
- a CDS encoding squalene synthase HpnD: MVNISLSYPAVQVKNFDNDRYLCSLFTPSSQMREQLFIIYAFNIELNFIKHRVNDEMLAMIRLEWWRETIEDIYLNKIREHPIVKPLAEVINQLSLDKEILINRINAEEYSLGINSLRTMDNLYQYIEFSSLPIFKISLDILGNTNHKIKNIIKDLAIVWSIIDIIKSIKPHMLAKNILIPEEVMNKHGIAQYMILEPIYKENVKTLIAELVEIASIHLKQVYSVQNLVSRELYAVFLMATLSQSFIKRIKHIKYNIFDYTPQVNRLKTQLILLMRVLIKEF; encoded by the coding sequence ATGGTTAATATAAGTCTTTCCTATCCAGCTGTGCAAGTAAAAAATTTTGATAACGATCGTTATTTATGCAGTCTTTTTACTCCTTCTTCTCAAATGCGTGAGCAACTGTTTATCATATATGCTTTTAATATAGAATTAAATTTTATTAAACATAGAGTCAATGATGAAATGTTAGCTATGATTAGATTGGAGTGGTGGCGTGAAACTATTGAAGATATCTATTTAAATAAAATCAGAGAGCATCCTATAGTGAAGCCACTGGCAGAAGTAATTAATCAGCTTTCTTTAGATAAGGAAATTTTGATTAATAGAATTAACGCAGAAGAATATAGTTTAGGAATAAATAGTCTGCGTACTATGGATAATCTTTATCAATATATTGAATTTAGTAGTTTACCTATATTTAAAATATCTTTAGATATTTTAGGAAATACAAACCATAAGATTAAAAATATCATTAAAGATTTAGCAATAGTTTGGTCGATTATAGATATTATTAAATCTATAAAACCCCATATGTTGGCTAAAAATATTCTTATTCCCGAGGAAGTGATGAATAAACATGGTATTGCGCAATATATGATATTAGAGCCAATATATAAAGAAAATGTTAAAACTTTAATTGCTGAATTAGTAGAGATAGCTAGTATCCATTTAAAGCAAGTATATAGTGTTCAAAACTTAGTATCTCGTGAATTATATGCAGTATTTTTGATGGCTACTTTGAGTCAATCTTTTATAAAACGTATAAAGCATATAAAATACAATATTTTTGACTATACTCCCCAAGTGAATAGGCTAAAAACACAATTAATTTTATTAATGAGAGTATTAATAAAAGAATTTTGA
- the cutA gene encoding Divalent-cation tolerance protein CutA produces MSCTIIYTTFQNRDEAITIAKTLVEEKLVACANVIDKAISIYRWNDQVEESVETVLVSKTTKVKLEETISKIKQLHKYECPCIVTFDITGGDIDYINWIKNSV; encoded by the coding sequence ATGTCTTGTACAATTATATATACTACATTTCAAAATAGAGATGAGGCTATTACTATAGCGAAAACATTGGTAGAAGAAAAATTAGTAGCATGTGCTAATGTTATAGATAAAGCAATATCTATATATAGATGGAATGATCAAGTTGAAGAAAGCGTAGAAACGGTGCTTGTTAGTAAAACAACAAAGGTAAAGCTAGAAGAAACTATATCAAAAATTAAGCAATTGCATAAATATGAATGTCCATGTATAGTAACCTTTGATATAACGGGTGGTGATATTGATTATATAAACTGGATAAAAAATTCAGTTTAG
- the lpxD gene encoding UDP-3-O-acylglucosamine N-acyltransferase: MVDPIFFDNCGPFSLGEIERISGAKVYNESNKKIDMAQLIGGVAPLELADSTHITVLNNTKYLNILSYSKAAACFIERKYINHAPKDMILLCSDNPYKSYALTSAAFYPNQVKSYNNTSPLFEFKQSADYYRASSAQIDNTAIIGINTRIEHGVVVGSNVVIGDNCTIGANTVIGRGVTIGNNCSIGPLTTILYAIIGDDVIIHTGVRIGQDGFGFASDKLGHYKIPQLGRVIIGDHVEIGSNSCIDRGSGHDTVIGNHCMIDNLVQIGHNVELGKGCVIVAQVGIAGSTKLGDFVLVGGQVGISGHLNIGAMSQIAAQSGVIRDVEQGTIVGGYPAIPIKQWHRQTSILRKLIKLQESKQNA; encoded by the coding sequence ATGGTAGATCCTATTTTTTTTGATAATTGTGGACCATTTTCGTTAGGTGAAATTGAGAGAATATCAGGAGCAAAAGTATATAATGAATCAAATAAGAAGATAGATATGGCTCAATTAATAGGTGGCGTTGCACCTTTAGAATTAGCTGATTCTACACATATTACTGTTTTAAATAATACTAAATATCTAAATATATTATCATATAGCAAAGCTGCTGCGTGTTTTATAGAAAGAAAATATATCAATCATGCTCCAAAAGATATGATATTATTATGTTCTGATAATCCATATAAATCTTATGCTCTTACCTCAGCTGCTTTTTATCCAAATCAAGTTAAGAGTTATAATAATACCTCGCCACTGTTTGAATTCAAACAGAGTGCAGATTATTATAGAGCATCTTCTGCCCAAATTGATAATACTGCAATTATAGGAATTAACACTCGTATTGAGCACGGTGTCGTAGTTGGTAGCAATGTTGTGATTGGTGATAATTGTACTATAGGTGCAAATACTGTCATTGGAAGAGGAGTAACCATTGGTAATAATTGTAGTATAGGTCCGCTTACAACTATTTTATATGCTATAATAGGTGATGATGTGATAATACATACAGGAGTTAGGATTGGTCAAGATGGTTTTGGTTTTGCAAGTGATAAGTTAGGGCATTATAAAATTCCACAATTAGGTAGGGTTATTATAGGAGATCATGTAGAAATAGGTTCTAATAGCTGTATAGATAGAGGGTCGGGTCATGATACTGTGATAGGAAATCATTGTATGATTGATAATTTAGTACAAATTGGGCATAATGTAGAGCTTGGCAAAGGGTGTGTGATAGTAGCACAAGTAGGGATAGCAGGTAGTACTAAATTAGGGGATTTTGTGCTGGTAGGAGGACAGGTAGGTATTTCTGGGCACCTTAATATAGGAGCTATGTCGCAAATAGCGGCTCAAAGTGGAGTGATTCGAGATGTAGAACAAGGGACAATAGTTGGAGGATATCCGGCAATACCTATTAAGCAATGGCATCGCCAAACAAGTATTTTAAGAAAATTAATTAAATTACAAGAGAGTAAACAAAATGCCTAA
- the thyX gene encoding Thymidylate synthase thyX, with amino-acid sequence MTMAPKTHDLFETEINSTIRATSASLEKILYQTLPVLDHGFIRVIDYMGNDAAITQAARISYGKGTKKINEDTGLIRYLMRHKHTSPFEMCEIKFHIKLPIFIARQWIRHRTANVNEYSARYSILSKEFYLPSPENIAPQSTTNKQGRSDDKLTPEQTQYILNILKTDAEMCYAHYQELLNEDEQGNIIDPDKVGLSRELARMNLNLNFYTEWYWKIDLYNLLHFLSLRADNHAQYEIRAYAVAILNLVKDWVPITYEAFMEYNVHGVNVSCSGLNTIKAMLKGEKPTQETSNMSKREWNELMQLLELN; translated from the coding sequence ATGACTATGGCTCCTAAAACACATGATCTTTTTGAAACAGAAATAAATTCAACAATTCGTGCCACTTCAGCATCTTTAGAAAAAATTTTATACCAAACTCTACCTGTCTTAGATCATGGTTTTATTAGAGTAATAGATTACATGGGCAACGATGCTGCAATAACTCAAGCTGCTCGTATTTCTTATGGAAAAGGTACTAAAAAAATCAATGAAGATACAGGGCTTATACGTTATTTAATGAGGCATAAACATACCAGCCCTTTTGAAATGTGCGAAATAAAATTCCACATTAAACTACCTATTTTTATAGCACGCCAATGGATTAGACATCGTACAGCAAATGTTAATGAATATTCAGCTCGCTATTCTATTTTATCAAAAGAGTTTTATCTTCCCTCTCCAGAAAATATTGCTCCTCAATCTACTACTAATAAGCAAGGAAGAAGTGATGATAAATTAACTCCAGAACAAACTCAATATATTTTAAATATATTAAAAACTGATGCAGAAATGTGTTATGCGCATTATCAAGAATTACTGAATGAAGATGAACAAGGTAATATTATTGATCCAGATAAAGTCGGACTGTCACGAGAATTAGCACGCATGAACCTAAATCTCAATTTTTATACAGAATGGTACTGGAAAATTGATTTATATAATTTATTACATTTTTTATCATTACGCGCAGATAACCACGCTCAATATGAAATTAGAGCCTATGCTGTGGCTATCTTAAACCTAGTTAAAGATTGGGTGCCTATTACATATGAAGCATTTATGGAATATAACGTACATGGAGTAAACGTTTCTTGTTCTGGCCTCAATACTATAAAAGCAATGTTAAAAGGTGAAAAGCCTACTCAAGAAACTAGTAATATGAGCAAACGCGAATGGAATGAATTAATGCAGTTACTAGAACTTAATTAG
- the fabZ gene encoding 3-hydroxyacyl-[acyl-carrier-protein] dehydratase FabZ, with protein MPNKIINIEQILKMIPHRYPFLLIDKVIELVPDQYALGIKNVTFNEPHFLGHFPEKPIMPGVLIIEAMAQTSAVLVVDTLGDEAENKLVYFMSIEEARFRKTVVPGDTMYIRVTKDRNRGKVWRFNAEAMVEDSKVAEATFTAMIMDRE; from the coding sequence ATGCCTAATAAGATCATTAATATTGAGCAAATATTGAAAATGATACCGCATCGATATCCTTTTTTGCTTATTGATAAGGTAATTGAGTTAGTGCCAGACCAATATGCATTAGGTATAAAAAATGTTACCTTTAATGAACCACATTTTCTTGGTCATTTTCCTGAGAAACCAATTATGCCTGGAGTATTAATTATAGAAGCTATGGCCCAGACCTCAGCTGTTTTGGTAGTAGATACTTTAGGTGATGAAGCTGAAAATAAACTTGTATATTTTATGTCAATTGAAGAAGCAAGATTTCGTAAAACGGTAGTGCCAGGCGATACCATGTATATACGTGTTACAAAAGATCGTAATCGTGGAAAAGTGTGGCGATTTAATGCAGAAGCAATGGTTGAAGATTCAAAGGTTGCAGAAGCTACGTTTACAGCAATGATTATGGATAGAGAATGA
- the sodB gene encoding Superoxide dismutase [Fe], which translates to MTTLKYSNKYANQTTYPFVLPNLPYNNNALEPYITFNTLNFHHGKHHNTYVTNLNNLIKDSELSSKSLEEIILSTAKDTSKSGIFNNAAQVWNHTFYWHSMKASGGGMPSPTLLDKINEDFGSFDKFKEEFKNAGTTQFGSGWSWLVLEGNQLKITKTGNADLPLIHNQVALLTCDVWEHAYYLDYQNRRPDYITTFLEKLVNWEFVEENFLNSQK; encoded by the coding sequence ATGACTACATTGAAATATAGCAATAAATATGCAAATCAAACAACATATCCCTTTGTTTTACCAAATTTACCTTATAATAACAATGCCCTTGAACCTTATATAACTTTTAATACTTTAAATTTCCATCATGGTAAGCATCATAATACGTATGTTACCAATCTTAATAATCTTATTAAAGACTCTGAACTAAGTAGTAAATCATTAGAAGAAATCATATTATCTACAGCTAAAGATACAAGTAAATCTGGAATTTTTAATAACGCTGCCCAAGTCTGGAACCATACTTTCTACTGGCATTCTATGAAAGCTAGTGGGGGAGGCATGCCTTCACCAACTTTGCTTGATAAAATTAACGAAGACTTTGGTAGCTTTGATAAATTCAAAGAAGAATTTAAAAACGCTGGAACTACTCAATTTGGCAGTGGTTGGTCATGGCTAGTATTAGAAGGTAATCAATTAAAAATTACTAAAACCGGTAACGCAGACCTTCCTTTAATCCATAACCAAGTAGCTTTGCTTACATGCGATGTATGGGAACATGCATATTACCTAGATTATCAAAATCGTAGACCGGATTACATTACTACTTTCTTAGAGAAATTAGTCAACTGGGAATTTGTTGAAGAAAATTTTTTAAATTCTCAAAAATAA
- the gltX gene encoding Glutamate--tRNA ligase: MVVTRFAPSPTGFLHIGGARTALFNYLFAKHNNGKFLLRIEDTDQERNSKQAIEAILEGLSWLGLSWDGDVIYQSSRINRHLEVAHTLIAEGKAYYCYMTPEELSILRDETAKLGKQFRYDGRWRDRDPSEAPEGINPAIRLKVAKEGRIVINDKVQGQIITENSELDDMILVRSDGTPTYMFAVVVDDHDMGITHIIRGDDHLTNASRQEVLYQALGWNSPTFAHIPLIHGPDGSKLSKRHGALGVEAYRDMGYIPEALRNYLLRLGWSHGNDEIISTLQAIEWFNLESIGQSPARLDLKKLDNINAHYLKNSENIKLIEFIQASLEEKLGYALNCDKISTLELAMNGLKIRAKNLNELADNAFFYVADLPLQYSEKAAQIMTEDAKILLNQLTGMLQNIDLWAEENLHNVIKDYASNLNIKLGDIAQIIRVALTGSTTSPSVFEIMSILGKAASLERLQLAIKQKL, encoded by the coding sequence ATGGTAGTTACTAGATTTGCTCCATCTCCTACTGGTTTTTTACATATAGGTGGGGCTAGGACTGCATTATTTAATTATCTTTTTGCCAAGCATAATAATGGTAAGTTTTTATTACGTATTGAAGATACTGATCAAGAGCGTAATTCCAAACAAGCTATAGAGGCAATACTAGAAGGATTATCGTGGCTTGGATTGTCTTGGGATGGAGATGTAATTTATCAATCTTCTCGTATTAATCGTCATTTAGAAGTAGCGCATACCCTAATTGCAGAAGGTAAAGCGTATTATTGTTATATGACACCAGAAGAATTGAGTATATTACGTGATGAAACTGCTAAATTAGGTAAGCAATTTAGGTATGATGGTCGGTGGAGAGATCGTGATCCAAGTGAAGCACCTGAAGGTATAAATCCTGCGATTAGGCTAAAGGTAGCTAAGGAAGGTAGGATCGTTATTAATGATAAGGTACAGGGACAAATCATTACTGAAAATAGTGAGCTAGACGATATGATTCTGGTTAGATCAGATGGTACTCCTACTTATATGTTTGCTGTAGTAGTGGATGATCACGATATGGGAATTACTCATATCATACGAGGTGATGATCATTTAACTAATGCATCGCGTCAAGAAGTTTTATATCAGGCTTTAGGATGGAATTCCCCCACTTTTGCGCATATTCCCCTTATACATGGTCCTGATGGTAGTAAATTATCTAAGCGTCATGGAGCATTAGGTGTAGAAGCTTATCGTGACATGGGGTATATACCAGAAGCCTTAAGAAATTATTTATTACGTCTTGGATGGAGTCATGGTAATGATGAAATTATTTCTACTCTGCAAGCAATAGAGTGGTTTAATCTAGAATCTATAGGTCAGTCTCCTGCTAGGCTTGATCTTAAAAAGTTAGATAATATTAATGCTCATTATCTAAAGAATAGTGAAAATATTAAGCTTATAGAATTTATTCAAGCATCTTTAGAAGAAAAATTAGGATATGCATTAAATTGTGACAAGATATCTACGTTAGAACTTGCTATGAATGGATTAAAAATTAGAGCAAAAAATCTTAATGAACTTGCTGATAATGCGTTTTTTTATGTTGCAGACTTGCCGCTACAGTATTCTGAAAAAGCAGCACAAATTATGACTGAAGATGCTAAAATTTTATTAAATCAATTAACAGGAATGTTACAAAATATAGATCTGTGGGCAGAAGAGAATTTGCATAATGTTATTAAAGATTACGCAAGCAATTTGAATATTAAATTAGGCGATATAGCGCAGATTATAAGAGTTGCACTAACTGGTTCTACTACATCGCCAAGTGTTTTTGAAATTATGTCTATCTTAGGTAAGGCTGCATCCTTAGAAAGGTTGCAGCTGGCTATAAAGCAAAAATTATAG
- the atpC gene encoding ATP synthase subunit epsilon, with protein sequence MSDKKLNLEIITPEGKIFSHEVDMAVIPGTEGDLGILPGHISLISTVRPGLLITYHGDNISNNIFISEGFAEIYNDHCVVLVENAVDTDKLDKSDIINHVNDLNKAIAISESDEEILELKAKVSVFQAILERVNLH encoded by the coding sequence ATGTCAGATAAGAAGTTAAATTTAGAAATAATTACTCCTGAGGGGAAAATATTCTCACATGAAGTTGATATGGCTGTAATACCAGGAACAGAAGGGGATTTAGGAATATTGCCTGGCCATATATCTCTTATATCTACAGTGAGGCCTGGGTTGTTAATCACTTATCATGGGGATAATATAAGTAATAATATTTTTATATCAGAAGGATTTGCAGAAATATACAATGATCATTGTGTAGTATTAGTTGAAAATGCCGTGGATACAGATAAGTTAGACAAGAGTGATATAATAAATCACGTTAATGATCTAAATAAGGCTATAGCAATTAGTGAGTCTGATGAAGAGATTTTGGAGTTAAAGGCAAAGGTTTCTGTATTTCAAGCAATATTAGAAAGGGTGAATTTACATTAA
- a CDS encoding hypothetical protein (Uncharacterized protein conserved in bacteria) has product MNLPLMPKATAVWLIENTALTFEQIAEFCNMHILEIKTIADGEVAQNIIGWNPILEGQLTLEEIRRCEQDENARLKLIVRDQYLKGSKKKTPRYIPVARRQDKPDAIAWFLKNCPEMQDSQICKLIGTTKSTISSIRNKEHWNISNIKPRDPVLLGLCTQIELNKAIEHAKLDASIQKDKQNNNV; this is encoded by the coding sequence ATGAATTTACCTCTAATGCCTAAAGCTACTGCTGTATGGCTTATTGAAAATACAGCTTTAACATTTGAGCAAATAGCTGAATTTTGTAATATGCATATTTTGGAAATTAAGACTATAGCAGATGGTGAGGTAGCACAGAATATCATAGGTTGGAATCCTATATTAGAAGGTCAATTAACGTTAGAAGAAATAAGACGTTGTGAGCAAGATGAAAATGCTCGTTTAAAATTAATAGTAAGAGATCAGTATCTAAAAGGTAGTAAAAAGAAAACACCGCGTTATATACCAGTTGCAAGGAGACAAGATAAACCGGATGCTATTGCTTGGTTTTTAAAAAATTGTCCTGAAATGCAGGATTCACAAATATGTAAATTAATTGGTACTACCAAAAGTACAATTTCGTCAATACGTAACAAAGAGCATTGGAATATTAGTAATATTAAACCTCGTGATCCTGTATTACTTGGATTATGTACTCAAATTGAATTAAATAAAGCAATTGAACATGCAAAATTGGATGCAAGTATACAAAAAGATAAACAGAATAATAACGTCTAA
- the lpxA gene encoding Acyl-[acyl-carrier-protein]--UDP-N- acetylglucosamine O-acyltransferase, which yields MSNNIHPTAIIYPGAELANNVYVGPYSIVGKNVKLGENVVLKSHVVIEGHTEIGDNTEIFPFASIGHIPQDKKYKGETSRVIIGSNNIIREHVTINPGTVGGIMKTVIGNNCLLMVSCHVAHDCIIGDNVILVNNVTLGGHVVIGDYAILGGLSAVHQFVRIGAHAMIGGMASIESDVIPYGIALNERAYLSGINIVGLRRRNYDNETISSIQNVYEELFLHKDSSTFANKLKIAAEKYKDNANVMVMIDFLLQNTARSICKPKL from the coding sequence ATGAGTAATAATATACATCCTACTGCGATTATTTATCCAGGTGCTGAACTTGCAAATAACGTATATGTAGGGCCTTATTCTATAGTAGGCAAGAATGTCAAATTAGGAGAAAATGTTGTACTGAAATCACATGTAGTGATAGAAGGACATACTGAGATTGGTGATAATACAGAAATTTTCCCTTTTGCGTCAATAGGACATATACCGCAGGATAAAAAATATAAAGGTGAAACATCTCGAGTTATTATAGGTTCAAATAATATTATACGTGAACATGTAACTATTAATCCTGGGACAGTAGGGGGAATAATGAAAACGGTTATTGGGAATAACTGTTTATTAATGGTGTCTTGTCATGTAGCGCATGATTGCATTATAGGTGATAATGTAATTTTGGTTAATAATGTGACGCTTGGCGGTCATGTAGTAATAGGTGATTATGCAATACTGGGGGGACTTAGTGCAGTTCACCAATTTGTAAGGATAGGTGCGCATGCTATGATTGGAGGTATGGCATCTATTGAAAGTGATGTTATACCCTATGGTATTGCATTAAACGAAAGAGCATATTTATCTGGTATAAATATTGTTGGTCTTAGAAGACGTAATTATGATAATGAAACTATCTCATCTATTCAAAATGTATATGAAGAATTATTTCTGCACAAAGATAGCAGTACATTTGCTAATAAATTGAAGATAGCAGCTGAGAAATATAAAGATAATGCTAATGTGATGGTTATGATAGATTTTCTTTTACAAAATACGGCACGTTCTATATGTAAACCAAAATTATAA
- a CDS encoding hypothetical protein (Uncharacterized protein conserved in bacteria), producing the protein MEKIGIIAGGGTLPKEILRYLQANNRKFFVVALKGEAELELSDEIEHTWQDIGKVGQILNILKDAKVNKIVLVGKIKRPALSMFKLDSVGMKLVARLAKAKIYGDDALLRVITTFLEEENFSVIAPNTLLPELVTPKGLVGSIAPTDQDLEDIEVGINVLRTMEVLDIGQAVIVENNLILGVEAVEGTDALIQRCKDLKREEGRAGILVKMKKSIQDQRVDLPTIGPNTVQLIYDANMAGIALEAGNSLIANLEATKILAKRLGIFIIGV; encoded by the coding sequence ATGGAAAAGATAGGTATAATAGCTGGTGGTGGTACATTGCCTAAAGAAATTTTAAGGTATTTGCAGGCTAATAATCGTAAATTTTTTGTAGTGGCGCTTAAAGGTGAGGCTGAGTTAGAATTATCTGATGAAATAGAACATACATGGCAAGATATAGGCAAAGTAGGTCAGATTTTAAATATTCTTAAAGATGCTAAGGTAAATAAAATAGTTTTAGTAGGAAAGATAAAGCGTCCGGCATTATCCATGTTTAAGCTTGATAGTGTAGGAATGAAATTGGTAGCAAGACTTGCTAAAGCTAAAATTTATGGTGATGATGCGTTGTTACGTGTAATTACTACCTTTTTAGAGGAAGAAAATTTTTCAGTTATTGCACCTAATACATTATTACCTGAATTAGTTACTCCTAAGGGTTTGGTAGGTAGTATTGCTCCAACAGATCAGGATTTAGAAGATATTGAGGTAGGTATAAATGTTTTGCGCACAATGGAAGTCTTAGATATTGGTCAAGCGGTAATAGTAGAAAATAATTTAATTTTAGGTGTAGAGGCTGTAGAAGGTACTGACGCTCTTATTCAGCGATGTAAAGATTTAAAACGTGAAGAAGGGCGCGCCGGTATATTAGTAAAGATGAAAAAATCTATTCAGGATCAGCGGGTAGACCTTCCAACTATTGGTCCAAATACAGTCCAATTAATATATGATGCTAATATGGCGGGAATAGCTTTAGAAGCGGGTAATTCATTGATTGCAAACCTTGAAGCTACAAAAATTCTTGCTAAGAGATTGGGTATATTTATTATAGGTGTTTGA
- the atpD gene encoding ATP synthase subunit beta, protein MVKNKGKITQIISAIVDIQFEHGELPAILNALECLYEDRKLVLEVAQHLGENTVRAIALDSTDGLVRGIEVVDTGHPVSVPVGPETLGRIMNVIGAPIDNRGEIKAKDFAPIHAKAPDFTEQSTRKEILVTGIKVIDLLAPYAKGGKVGLFGGAGVGKTVLIMELINNIVKAHGGYSVFAGVGERTREGNDLYKEMIESGVINLENPSESKVALVYGQMNEPPGARARIALTGLTLAEYFRDQAGQDVLFFVDNVFRFTQAGSEVSALLGRIPSAVGYQPTLATDMGAMQERITSTKKGSITSVQAIYVPADDLTDPAPATSFTHLDATTVLSRRIAELGIYPAVDPLDSTSQLLDPRVVGEKHYKIAREVQKVLQTYKSLQDIIAILGMDELSEEDKLVVARARKIERFLSQPFHVAEVFTGAPGKFVPLEETISGFTDLVEGKYDHLPEAAFYMVGSMEEAVEKARKMATEAV, encoded by the coding sequence ATGGTGAAAAATAAAGGGAAAATTACTCAAATTATTTCAGCTATAGTAGATATACAATTTGAGCATGGAGAATTGCCTGCTATTCTTAATGCGCTAGAATGTTTATATGAAGATAGAAAATTAGTATTAGAAGTTGCGCAGCATCTCGGTGAAAATACGGTTCGGGCCATAGCACTAGACTCTACTGATGGGTTGGTTAGAGGTATAGAGGTTGTAGATACAGGTCATCCAGTTTCTGTGCCTGTTGGGCCTGAGACTTTAGGTAGAATTATGAATGTAATTGGAGCTCCTATAGATAATCGTGGAGAGATTAAAGCTAAGGATTTTGCCCCTATTCATGCTAAAGCTCCAGATTTTACAGAACAATCTACGCGCAAAGAAATATTAGTTACGGGAATTAAGGTTATAGATTTGCTTGCACCTTATGCTAAAGGTGGTAAAGTAGGCTTATTTGGTGGTGCTGGTGTAGGTAAGACAGTGTTAATTATGGAATTAATTAATAATATTGTTAAAGCGCATGGTGGTTATTCTGTTTTTGCTGGGGTTGGGGAGCGTACTCGTGAAGGAAATGACTTATACAAAGAAATGATCGAATCAGGGGTAATTAATCTTGAAAATCCTTCTGAATCTAAGGTAGCATTAGTTTATGGACAAATGAATGAGCCTCCTGGAGCTAGAGCGCGTATTGCCTTGACGGGTTTAACGTTAGCTGAATATTTTCGTGATCAAGCTGGGCAAGATGTATTGTTCTTTGTTGACAATGTATTCCGTTTTACCCAGGCTGGTTCTGAGGTTTCGGCTTTACTTGGGCGGATACCTTCTGCTGTTGGATATCAACCTACGTTAGCTACAGATATGGGTGCAATGCAAGAACGTATTACATCAACTAAAAAAGGTTCTATTACTTCTGTACAAGCTATTTATGTACCTGCCGATGACTTAACTGATCCTGCGCCTGCAACAAGTTTTACCCATCTTGATGCAACTACCGTATTGAGTAGGCGTATAGCAGAACTAGGTATATATCCTGCTGTTGATCCTTTGGATAGTACGTCTCAATTATTAGATCCTCGTGTGGTTGGAGAAAAGCATTATAAGATAGCCAGAGAGGTACAAAAAGTATTGCAAACCTATAAATCATTACAAGACATAATTGCCATATTAGGTATGGATGAATTATCGGAAGAAGATAAACTTGTTGTGGCTCGTGCTAGAAAGATTGAGAGGTTTTTATCTCAGCCTTTCCACGTAGCAGAAGTATTTACAGGTGCACCAGGTAAGTTTGTGCCCTTAGAAGAAACAATTAGTGGTTTTACGGATTTGGTAGAAGGTAAGTATGACCATTTACCTGAAGCTGCATTCTATATGGTTGGATCTATGGAAGAAGCAGTAGAGAAGGCTCGTAAAATGGCAACAGAGGCTGTATAA